AGTAGCTTCCGGCATATCCATAATATTGGCCACGTCATCAATCTGGCACCCTTCAATATCTCGCAGAATAAAGGCCGACCTCTGTTTCCCGTTTAGTCGGCTGGCGGCGTTGGTCAGCTCCTCGCGCAATTGATTATTCCGGTAATTGCTTTCCGGATTATCGCGGTGGTTTGCAACCGTATCGCGAACATTATCCAATGGTTCATGCCGATGGCGCCGGTGTTTGCGCATGTAGTCAATTGACGCATTGACGGTTATCCGATACAACCAGGTATAAAACCGCTTGTTTTCATCATAACGCCATAAATTTTGTGAGGTCTTTACGAAAACATTCTGGGTAATGTCAGCAGCTTCATCATAGTCACCAACCATTTTGTAGGCCAAAGCCCCGACCTGGTTACGATAACGGCTGACTAATTCACCAAAGGCTCTCTCATCCCCCCGCCTGATCCGACGAATAATAGCCTTTACCTCAAGCTCATCCTTGTCTTCTGCGACATTCCTTGTTTTCGGAATACTAGAAACCCTGGTTACATTTTGATTAGACACAACTATTTCCCTCATTAGGCGTCGAATTAATAATTTTGTGGACTGCAATAGTTCATATTCCCTTAAACATAAATTCCATTTATTAGTTCCCAATTCTTCGTTTTTTACTGCAGTTTATGCGATATTCCCAAGTGCCCAAAATGGGAGGGATTTTTTGAAAAGCCTGCTAATAAATGGTAAAAAATTAAAAACTGATCAAAAAAAACTCAAGCCGACAGATTCCCAAGCCTCCCATAAATAGATTTTTTACATACAGTCACCCACAAATCCCCCCGCCCAACTTATTACTATTATTATTCTTATGTGATTTGGGGTGGACCATTAAGAATATAAATAATGACCAAGATTAATGGATTAAATTAAAAAAGCCCCGAGTAAATCGGGGCCACAAATTTTGAATTTAGGCTGTCTTACTTATTGATTATGTATTTGTACGGATTGACGTGTTTGCCTTTTTTTATGACTTCGTAATGTAAATGGGGGCCAGTTGTATAGCCGGTGCTGCCCATCAATCCAATTATATCTCCGCGTTTGACCCTTTGTCCGACTTTGACTTTGTAATCACTCAGATGTCCATAGCGGGTTATGAATCCGTAGCCGTGATCGATAGAGACCATTTTCCCAAGGCCGCCGTTTATTCTGACTGCCGTGATTTTGCCTTCAGCGGTCGCGTAAATAGGCGTTCCATTACTATTGGAAATATCAAGGCCGGGATGAAACTCTTTAAGTCCCGTGAAGGGATCGTTGCGAGTGCCGTAGCCGCTTGAAGGATAACCACGGGCGGGCTTAATTGACGGGGTATGATTGAGCAGATCTCGTTTATTTCCAAGGAGTTCATAGACATCCCGGTACCGCTCCCGTTCGAATTTGGCCAGGCGCAAAAGTTCATCGACGTCAGCGCTGACTTTGAGGGCTTCGGCGGTAGCCTCGGTGAAGTTATTTAAAGCGGGGTCTTCGGGGCCGCCAACACCCAGCATCCGGGCTTCTTCGTTAATTTCCGGCAATCCGAATATGGTTCTGATGGCTTCTTCCTTGTTGACTAACTCGGCGTAGCTCCCCTGCAGATCATCGATTGATCCTTCCATTGCGGTATATTGTTCGGAAAGCATCTGATTTTCGCGAAGGAGTTTATCCAGGCGGGCGCGGTCCACTCTCTGGCTGAAATAATCGGACAGTAAAAATACATTGATCGCGATAAAGCAAATACCGAAGAGGGCAACGGCCCATAAAAGCTTTACCGGGATTGAATATGATGACATGTCGCCGCCCTTTCGGGGAACGACCATTATGGTAATCTTATCTTTTAGCATTCCTCAATCAGCGAAGGAATTATTCCTCCACTCTCCAAAAAAATCGCCCCATTATATAAGCCTTGGGCATACCTGTCAAGTCAAAAAGCTCTATTTATTAGTTCAATATATCGGCAAAAGGGTTGCCTGAATTTACTTGATAACTATAAACTCTTTGCGAAGAATTTTCTCAATAACTTTTATGAATTTTTCCGGATTCAGAGTCTGTAGGCTATAAAGATGCCAGCAGACTTTTCTGGGCTTTTTGTAATTCTCCTTCTTTTTTGGAGCCATAATAACCTGCCTTGCTGAGCGATCTTATAAGGCAATGACAGGTTTCTGCCATATACCATCGCGACATAATTACCGTAAGTTTGATAAGGATTTAGCAATTGCTATGCCTTTTGATCGACAAACACATTAACACCGACGGACTACTCTATTATATTGATTTACAATATCTTAGAAAATCCGTCAAATGATCAAAAATTGAACAGCATGCTATCGGTTTGCAGAAATTGTGGTCAAAATCCCACATTGAGTAGGTTTTGAGCAAAACCATAAAACTTCCGGAAATCG
Above is a genomic segment from Candidatus Zixiibacteriota bacterium containing:
- a CDS encoding sigma-70 family RNA polymerase sigma factor; this encodes MSNQNVTRVSSIPKTRNVAEDKDELEVKAIIRRIRRGDERAFGELVSRYRNQVGALAYKMVGDYDEAADITQNVFVKTSQNLWRYDENKRFYTWLYRITVNASIDYMRKHRRHRHEPLDNVRDTVANHRDNPESNYRNNQLREELTNAASRLNGKQRSAFILRDIEGCQIDDVANIMDMPEATVRWYLHRARQKIRKDLLRRCPGLLIALGIK
- a CDS encoding M23 family metallopeptidase, producing the protein MLKDKITIMVVPRKGGDMSSYSIPVKLLWAVALFGICFIAINVFLLSDYFSQRVDRARLDKLLRENQMLSEQYTAMEGSIDDLQGSYAELVNKEEAIRTIFGLPEINEEARMLGVGGPEDPALNNFTEATAEALKVSADVDELLRLAKFERERYRDVYELLGNKRDLLNHTPSIKPARGYPSSGYGTRNDPFTGLKEFHPGLDISNSNGTPIYATAEGKITAVRINGGLGKMVSIDHGYGFITRYGHLSDYKVKVGQRVKRGDIIGLMGSTGYTTGPHLHYEVIKKGKHVNPYKYIINK